In a genomic window of Methanofollis sp.:
- the arcS gene encoding archaeosine synthase subunit alpha — protein sequence MPTQFEVRGRDGLGRSGLFSANDTTYQTPLPLDMEEIYPELAALHHANVPLSADPEFAREYLVQPGGEAVIVHPALGGGESGQCAVVANWHTALANPRNMVGHLAALREKVPPDAAWYAPAAALPSNACFLVYLGFDLFDFTAVDLMTARGLFCAPEGEFPFAEIEEGSCSCAGCAKGNLGLHNRLALRAECATVRRFIAGGQLRELMEQRCRMDPNQVTTLRLLDQEYHITEEAAPAARAVRLRANSAESMYRPEVKRFAERVIGRYVPPRNDVAVLLPCAVRKPYSSSQSHQRYIAAIAGRAHEVIITSPLGVVPREVEAVYPAGHYDVPVTGYWDHEECAFLSDILTRYLQAHPYGRVIAHLEGGALKVAELAAAVCGIELECTCTGHPTSPASLRALDEALAGERKMRTTPVAGVLSWQFGEKVETKGMQVKGKPRRQAVFKGKTLLYNIDPGTGLYKPTFEGWEYLNNYRVQIDDFVPHGDVLAPGVTGADPSIRPGDEVLVAGPSALATGRAMMSAGEMVRSRRGIAVKVRKVKCTERQTDSTRAI from the coding sequence ATGCCGACACAGTTTGAGGTGAGGGGACGGGACGGCCTTGGCCGTTCCGGTCTCTTCTCGGCAAACGACACGACGTACCAGACGCCCCTCCCCCTCGACATGGAGGAGATCTACCCCGAACTCGCCGCTCTCCACCACGCGAACGTCCCCCTCTCTGCAGACCCGGAGTTTGCGCGGGAGTATCTCGTCCAGCCCGGCGGCGAGGCTGTCATCGTCCACCCCGCACTCGGCGGCGGCGAGTCGGGACAGTGCGCGGTCGTCGCCAACTGGCACACCGCCCTTGCCAACCCGCGGAACATGGTCGGCCACCTGGCCGCCCTCAGGGAGAAGGTCCCGCCAGACGCGGCATGGTATGCCCCGGCCGCGGCCCTGCCGTCGAATGCGTGCTTCCTTGTCTACCTGGGCTTCGACCTCTTCGACTTCACTGCCGTCGACCTTATGACCGCCCGCGGCCTCTTCTGCGCACCCGAAGGGGAGTTCCCGTTCGCGGAGATCGAGGAAGGCTCATGCTCCTGCGCCGGGTGCGCGAAAGGGAACCTCGGCCTCCACAACCGTCTCGCCCTCCGTGCCGAGTGCGCCACGGTGCGGCGGTTCATCGCCGGCGGGCAACTCAGGGAACTGATGGAGCAGCGCTGCCGGATGGACCCGAACCAGGTCACCACCCTGCGTCTCCTCGACCAGGAGTATCATATCACCGAGGAGGCGGCGCCGGCGGCGCGTGCCGTCAGGCTGCGCGCGAACTCGGCCGAGTCCATGTACAGGCCCGAGGTGAAGCGTTTTGCCGAGCGGGTGATCGGGCGCTATGTCCCGCCGAGGAACGACGTCGCCGTCCTCCTCCCCTGTGCGGTGCGCAAACCCTACTCCTCGTCGCAGAGCCACCAGCGCTATATCGCCGCCATCGCCGGCCGGGCCCATGAGGTGATCATCACCTCGCCCCTGGGCGTCGTGCCGCGCGAGGTCGAGGCCGTCTACCCGGCAGGCCACTATGACGTCCCGGTGACCGGGTACTGGGACCACGAGGAGTGCGCGTTCCTCTCCGACATCCTTACCCGCTACCTGCAGGCGCACCCCTACGGGAGGGTGATCGCCCACCTCGAAGGAGGGGCGCTGAAGGTTGCGGAGCTGGCGGCCGCGGTCTGCGGCATCGAACTCGAGTGCACCTGCACCGGCCACCCGACATCCCCGGCGTCTCTGCGCGCCCTCGACGAAGCCCTTGCCGGCGAAAGGAAGATGAGGACCACGCCGGTCGCCGGCGTCCTCTCCTGGCAGTTCGGGGAAAAGGTCGAGACAAAAGGAATGCAGGTCAAGGGGAAACCCCGGCGACAGGCGGTCTTCAAGGGGAAGACCCTTCTCTACAACATCGATCCGGGGACAGGCCTGTACAAGCCCACCTTCGAGGGCTGGGAGTATCTCAACAATTACCGGGTCCAGATCGACGACTTCGTGCCGCACGGGGACGTGCTGGCGCCGGGCGTGACCGGTGCCGACCCGTCGATCAGGCCGGGCGACGAGGTGCTCGTCGCCGGCCCCTCGGCCCTGGCGACAGGACGGGCGATGATGAGTGCAGGAGAAATGGTCAGGTCCCGCCGCGGCATAGCGGTGAAAGTGCGTAAGGTAAAGTGCACGGAGCGCCAAACTGATAGCACAAGAGCAATTTGA
- the tgtA gene encoding tRNA guanosine(15) transglycosylase TgtA gives MGISFEILQKDIAARAGRLKVGEKTIRTPALLPVVNPHLPLVTPREMQEMGVEAIITNAYIFSKSAEYRERALSEGLHKVLDFDGVIMTDSGSFQLMVYGGVEITNLETVSFQKAIGSDIIVPLDIPTTPEADRERAEKELAITLDRIREAREHLGPDAQMAGPVQGALFPDLRERSARAVQEIGFDFCPIGAVVPLMENYRYKDLVDVVLGAKKGLSPSTCVHLFGAGHPSMLALGAAMGCDIFDSAAYALFAKDGRYLTTYGSLKIDELSELPCPCQVCRSHTAEELKKSPDRVRLLALHNLYVTLAEIARIRQAITDGTLWELLDLRCRSHPRLLEGYREFLRQAQDLEEQDNVSKRRFFYQGSESCMRTEVVRYHAMVERFTLGPRVLVAMAGKAPGDYDDILFFKPPFGPYPEGLSETFPIGQSEIPSWDEDMMRAGCRGIARLIETHPESTVFVLCPVEWAAFVRGELPGVEVLNADTV, from the coding sequence ATGGGAATATCCTTTGAGATCCTCCAGAAGGACATCGCCGCCCGCGCCGGCAGGCTGAAAGTGGGGGAGAAGACCATCAGGACACCGGCCCTCCTCCCTGTCGTCAACCCGCACCTCCCCCTCGTCACGCCGCGGGAGATGCAGGAGATGGGCGTCGAGGCGATCATCACCAATGCCTACATCTTCTCGAAGAGCGCCGAGTACCGGGAGAGAGCCCTCTCCGAGGGCCTGCACAAGGTTCTCGACTTCGACGGTGTCATCATGACCGACTCTGGCTCATTCCAGTTGATGGTCTACGGCGGCGTCGAGATCACAAACCTGGAGACGGTCAGTTTCCAGAAGGCGATCGGGTCTGACATCATCGTGCCCCTCGACATCCCGACGACGCCCGAAGCCGACCGCGAGCGTGCGGAGAAGGAGCTCGCCATCACCCTCGACCGGATCCGCGAGGCCAGGGAGCACCTCGGCCCTGACGCCCAGATGGCCGGACCTGTCCAGGGCGCCCTCTTCCCCGACCTGCGGGAGAGGTCGGCCAGGGCCGTTCAGGAGATCGGTTTCGACTTCTGCCCTATTGGCGCCGTCGTCCCCCTGATGGAAAACTACCGGTACAAGGACCTTGTCGACGTCGTCCTCGGTGCGAAGAAGGGCCTCTCGCCCTCGACCTGCGTCCACCTCTTCGGCGCCGGCCACCCCTCCATGCTCGCCCTGGGTGCGGCGATGGGCTGCGACATCTTCGACTCCGCGGCCTACGCCCTCTTTGCGAAGGACGGCCGGTACCTCACCACCTACGGGAGCCTGAAGATCGACGAACTCTCAGAACTCCCCTGCCCCTGTCAGGTCTGCCGGAGCCACACGGCCGAGGAACTGAAGAAGAGCCCCGACAGAGTGCGTCTCCTCGCCCTCCACAACCTCTATGTCACCCTCGCCGAGATCGCACGGATCAGGCAGGCGATCACAGACGGCACCCTCTGGGAACTCCTGGACCTCCGGTGCCGGAGCCACCCGCGCCTCCTCGAAGGCTACCGCGAGTTCCTGCGCCAGGCACAGGACCTGGAAGAGCAGGACAATGTCTCGAAGAGACGGTTCTTCTACCAGGGCTCGGAGAGTTGCATGCGAACCGAGGTCGTGCGCTACCACGCGATGGTCGAACGCTTCACCCTCGGCCCCCGCGTCCTCGTCGCCATGGCCGGTAAGGCGCCCGGCGACTACGACGACATCCTCTTCTTCAAACCGCCCTTCGGGCCGTACCCTGAGGGCCTCTCCGAGACCTTCCCGATCGGGCAGTCCGAGATCCCGTCCTGGGACGAGGATATGATGCGGGCCGGGTGCCGCGGCATCGCGCGCCTCATCGAGACCCACCCGGAGAGCACGGTATTCGTTCTCTGTCCGGTCGAATGGGCTGCGTTCGTGCGGGGCGAACTCCCCGGCGTGGAGGTGTTGAATGCCGACACAGTTTGA
- a CDS encoding TIGR00296 family protein, whose protein sequence is MFALTSEEGGTAVRLARDALEKSLQGEEFTLPPLPRIFSEKRGVFVTLTRDSSLRGCIGLPYPVMPLAEGIVHAAISAALEDPRFPPVQATELPQVRVEVTVLTAPEPLACLPEERAGHVEVGRHGLILADHDRSGLLLPQVATEYGWDAEEFLDHTCIKAGMPAGCWKRADVEAATFEGQVFHEEGA, encoded by the coding sequence ATGTTTGCGCTGACCAGTGAAGAGGGCGGGACCGCGGTGCGCCTCGCACGCGACGCCCTCGAAAAGAGCCTTCAGGGTGAGGAGTTCACCCTGCCGCCACTGCCCCGGATATTCTCTGAGAAAAGGGGCGTATTCGTTACTCTTACCCGGGACAGCTCCTTACGCGGGTGCATCGGCCTTCCGTACCCGGTCATGCCCCTGGCTGAGGGGATCGTCCACGCGGCAATCTCCGCCGCCCTCGAAGACCCGCGCTTTCCGCCAGTACAGGCTACCGAACTCCCGCAGGTCAGGGTCGAGGTCACCGTTCTCACAGCCCCCGAACCCCTCGCCTGCCTGCCCGAGGAGCGGGCCGGCCATGTGGAGGTCGGGCGGCACGGACTGATCCTTGCCGACCATGACAGGAGCGGGCTCCTCCTGCCGCAGGTCGCGACCGAATACGGCTGGGACGCGGAGGAGTTCCTCGACCACACCTGCATCAAGGCAGGTATGCCTGCCGGGTGCTGGAAGAGGGCCGACGTTGAGGCCGCCACCTTCGAAGGGCAGGTCTTCCATGAGGAGGGAGCGTAA
- a CDS encoding CBS domain-containing protein — MYIPTPAELRAKRIMLGLRQADVARKAGISQSMVARIESGTVDPRVSTLRKIVQVLKVAENPSITAGTVMHAPVHAVTPDDAITTAVAIMEEEDVSQLPVIENGFPIGCVSESAIVNTIEQIGIARAHTRKVKDFMESSFPTVPPDADVETVVHLLQQHHAVLVLGGGKVQGVITKHDLITLIG, encoded by the coding sequence ATGTATATTCCCACCCCCGCGGAACTGAGGGCCAAGAGGATCATGCTCGGCCTCCGCCAGGCCGATGTCGCACGAAAAGCCGGTATATCCCAGTCCATGGTGGCCAGGATCGAGTCGGGCACCGTCGACCCGAGGGTGAGCACACTCAGGAAGATCGTCCAGGTGCTGAAAGTGGCAGAAAACCCCTCGATCACTGCGGGAACGGTGATGCACGCCCCTGTCCATGCCGTCACCCCTGACGACGCGATCACGACCGCCGTCGCGATCATGGAGGAGGAAGACGTCTCCCAGCTGCCGGTGATCGAGAACGGCTTTCCCATCGGGTGCGTCTCGGAGTCGGCGATCGTCAATACCATCGAGCAGATCGGGATCGCTCGGGCGCATACACGAAAAGTGAAGGACTTTATGGAGTCCAGTTTCCCGACAGTCCCCCCGGACGCCGATGTCGAGACGGTGGTCCACCTGCTCCAGCAGCACCATGCCGTCCTTGTCCTTGGCGGGGGAAAGGTTCAGGGCGTGATCACAAAGCACGACCTGATCACTCTTATTGGTTAG
- the tpiA gene encoding triose-phosphate isomerase, translating into MATPLILVNLKAYTEGMGERAAAIAAAAAMVSEESGIVIGVAPAFTDLAAVASGFSIPVYAQHIDGVSPGAYTGHVTAAQVKAVGATGTLINHSERRLTLADIDASLSAARGAGLKTVICTNNETTTAAAAALAPDYVAIEPPELIGTGVSVSRADPGIIERSVAAVRAVNPQVKVLTGAGISTGECVKIALELGTDGVLLASSVVKAKDPAAVLRNLVSLI; encoded by the coding sequence ATGGCGACACCCCTGATCCTCGTCAACCTGAAGGCATATACGGAGGGCATGGGCGAGAGGGCCGCCGCCATTGCCGCAGCCGCCGCGATGGTCAGCGAGGAGAGCGGCATCGTGATCGGTGTCGCCCCGGCCTTCACCGATCTTGCGGCGGTCGCGTCCGGGTTCAGCATCCCCGTCTATGCCCAGCATATCGACGGCGTCTCTCCCGGGGCTTATACCGGCCATGTAACCGCCGCACAGGTGAAGGCGGTCGGGGCGACGGGTACGCTCATCAACCACTCGGAGAGGCGTCTCACGCTCGCCGATATCGATGCCAGCCTCTCTGCAGCACGGGGCGCAGGGCTCAAGACCGTGATCTGCACGAACAATGAGACGACGACCGCTGCAGCAGCGGCCCTTGCCCCGGATTATGTCGCCATCGAGCCGCCCGAACTGATCGGGACGGGGGTCTCTGTCTCCAGGGCCGACCCGGGCATCATCGAGCGTTCGGTGGCGGCGGTGCGGGCGGTCAACCCGCAGGTGAAGGTGCTCACCGGCGCCGGGATCAGCACGGGCGAGTGCGTGAAGATTGCACTGGAACTCGGGACCGACGGTGTCCTTCTCGCCTCCTCGGTCGTGAAGGCAAAGGACCCTGCCGCCGTCCTCAGAAACCTTGTCTCCCTGATCTAA
- a CDS encoding multiprotein bridging factor aMBF1 has product MQCELCGAIIKGAPKRVRIEGAVLQVCPKCATLGVEVAQPRPVESKRKAVAATPGAPQRRGRDVFDLMVGEVVEDFGERIRSARLEKNWTQKDLANEIKEREILIRKIEKGDLIPEDEVRVKLEKVLGISLLDVSDEEVRRQKGGRLATTLGDIIKIKRE; this is encoded by the coding sequence ATGCAGTGCGAATTATGTGGGGCTATAATAAAGGGCGCCCCGAAAAGAGTGCGGATCGAGGGTGCGGTACTTCAGGTATGCCCGAAGTGTGCGACCCTCGGAGTGGAGGTGGCACAGCCACGGCCTGTCGAATCGAAACGGAAAGCCGTCGCTGCTACACCGGGCGCCCCTCAACGCCGGGGCCGTGACGTCTTCGACCTGATGGTCGGGGAGGTCGTCGAGGACTTTGGCGAACGGATCAGGAGTGCCCGTCTGGAGAAGAACTGGACCCAGAAGGATCTTGCCAACGAGATCAAGGAACGTGAGATCCTGATCAGGAAGATCGAGAAGGGCGACCTGATCCCTGAGGACGAGGTGCGGGTCAAGCTCGAAAAGGTGCTCGGCATCTCTCTCCTCGATGTCTCGGACGAGGAGGTGAGGAGACAGAAGGGGGGCAGGCTTGCGACGACTCTCGGCGACATCATCAAGATCAAGAGGGAGTAG
- a CDS encoding proteasome-activating nucleotidase: MGDSGCDSPDPQNSEELCKYLLERISNLENRNLELRERMRQMESEKRYVETQKIRYEREMRKLRSEIEQLRSPPLIVGEILDIIDNNRVVVRSSAGPRFLVRVSQFIEPKDLKAGSRCTLNQQSLALIEVLPNTYDPQVYGMELEDRPEERYSDIGGLEPQILEVKEAVELPLTKPELFETVGITPPKGVLLYGPPGTGKTLLARAVAHETNAHFLHVVGSELVQKYIGEGARLVRELFDLAREKAPTILFIDEIDAVGTHRTESVTSGDREVQRTLMQLLAGMDGFETRGDVKIIGATNRIDILDPALLRPGRFDRIIEIPLPDIEGRLSILKIHTKGMNLAKDVDLTGIACQTNGRNGADLRAVCMEAGMFAIREERTTVTNEDFGRALQKFMADFERQPLRNTVGEMFA; encoded by the coding sequence ATGGGGGACAGCGGCTGTGATTCACCCGACCCGCAGAACAGCGAAGAACTCTGCAAGTACCTGCTCGAACGGATCTCCAACCTGGAAAACCGCAACCTGGAACTCAGGGAGCGGATGCGCCAGATGGAGTCTGAAAAGCGGTATGTGGAGACGCAGAAGATCCGCTACGAGCGGGAAATGCGGAAATTACGGAGCGAGATCGAACAACTCAGAAGTCCTCCCCTCATTGTCGGTGAGATACTCGACATCATCGACAACAACCGCGTCGTGGTCAGGAGCAGTGCAGGCCCGCGTTTCCTTGTCCGGGTATCCCAGTTCATCGAACCGAAGGACCTGAAGGCAGGGAGCAGGTGCACCCTCAACCAGCAGTCCCTTGCCCTGATCGAGGTGCTCCCGAACACCTACGACCCGCAGGTCTACGGGATGGAACTGGAAGACCGGCCTGAAGAGCGTTACTCCGATATCGGCGGGCTGGAACCGCAGATCCTGGAGGTGAAGGAGGCTGTCGAACTCCCGCTCACAAAGCCCGAACTCTTCGAGACGGTGGGGATCACCCCGCCGAAGGGTGTCCTGCTGTACGGGCCGCCAGGGACAGGCAAGACCCTGCTCGCCCGTGCCGTCGCCCACGAGACGAACGCTCACTTCCTCCATGTCGTCGGCTCCGAACTCGTGCAGAAGTACATCGGCGAAGGGGCACGCCTTGTGCGGGAACTCTTCGACCTCGCCCGCGAGAAGGCGCCGACGATCCTCTTTATCGACGAGATCGACGCCGTCGGGACGCACCGGACGGAGTCCGTCACCTCCGGGGACCGGGAGGTTCAGCGGACCCTGATGCAACTCCTGGCAGGGATGGACGGCTTCGAGACACGCGGCGACGTAAAGATCATCGGGGCGACGAACAGGATCGATATCCTCGACCCCGCCCTCCTCAGGCCGGGCCGTTTCGACCGGATCATCGAGATCCCGCTCCCGGACATCGAGGGGCGCCTCTCGATCCTGAAGATCCACACGAAGGGCATGAACCTGGCAAAGGACGTCGACCTCACCGGGATCGCCTGCCAGACCAATGGGCGGAACGGCGCTGACCTCCGTGCGGTCTGCATGGAGGCCGGGATGTTCGCGATCCGGGAGGAGCGGACGACCGTCACCAACGAAGACTTCGGGCGGGCGCTCCAGAAGTTCATGGCCGACTTCGAACGTCAACCCCTGAGAAATACAGTCGGCGAGATGTTCGCCTGA
- a CDS encoding DUF5804 family protein, which yields MHLLLIPHEGVDLNNTFFASETSREILRFYRPEKRSYGMSIRVVSLGAALSLAAELRWYLRRYVALTLFEMAPGHSCTLAYAHAIEQRAVDPDQPPDHRFFIGFPDGRPVITEGPDGTLEVWALPGEVIRVR from the coding sequence ATGCACCTGCTCCTCATTCCGCATGAGGGGGTCGACCTCAACAATACCTTTTTTGCATCAGAGACAAGCCGCGAGATTCTCAGGTTCTACCGCCCCGAAAAAAGGTCGTACGGTATGTCCATCAGGGTCGTATCCCTTGGCGCGGCCCTCTCCCTTGCCGCAGAACTGAGGTGGTACCTCAGACGGTACGTTGCCCTCACCCTCTTCGAGATGGCACCGGGCCATTCCTGCACCCTCGCCTACGCCCATGCGATTGAACAGAGGGCGGTCGACCCGGACCAACCGCCGGACCACCGTTTCTTCATCGGCTTTCCCGATGGTCGACCCGTGATCACGGAGGGACCGGACGGCACCCTTGAAGTGTGGGCGCTTCCCGGCGAGGTGATCCGGGTCAGGTGA
- a CDS encoding proteasome-activating nucleotidase, with product MEDSVIGVNNDNNLYKLQVQEMKAKVLDLKMQNELLQKEVNQLRRENNQLKRVPLFVAAVVDKLGDGEVYLRQQGNNQEYITRVNPELYDGLGVGMKVAVNNALSIVKPIGTTYDSRVRVMELEEAPSVTFEQIGGLKEEIEEVREAVEYPLTRPEIFEKVGVEPPKGILLYGPPGTGKTLIAKAVAHNAHAEFIRMSGSELVHKFIGEGAQLVRELFDFARERAPAIVFIDEIDAIASQRTNDGTSGSAEVQRTLMQLLAEMDGFNNRGNIRIMAATNRVDMLDPAILRPGRFDRIIEVPVPDADSLREIFKIHTGKMSLDNVNLESLVPLAEGMTGAEIQAVCREAGMRAVRRNAVAVEHNDFLEAIRKVSRKEVAGDLRMYI from the coding sequence ATGGAAGACTCTGTGATTGGCGTCAACAATGACAATAATCTGTATAAACTCCAGGTCCAGGAAATGAAGGCGAAGGTCCTGGACCTGAAGATGCAGAACGAGTTGCTCCAGAAAGAGGTCAACCAGCTGCGGCGGGAAAACAACCAGCTCAAGCGGGTCCCGCTCTTTGTTGCAGCTGTTGTTGACAAACTCGGTGACGGCGAGGTCTATCTCAGGCAGCAGGGAAACAACCAGGAATACATCACACGGGTCAACCCCGAACTCTATGACGGGCTGGGTGTGGGCATGAAGGTCGCTGTGAACAATGCTCTTTCCATTGTGAAGCCCATCGGCACCACCTACGACTCCCGTGTCAGGGTGATGGAGCTTGAAGAGGCGCCGAGCGTCACTTTCGAGCAGATCGGCGGGCTGAAAGAAGAGATCGAAGAGGTCCGCGAGGCGGTCGAGTACCCGCTCACCAGGCCCGAGATCTTCGAAAAAGTCGGCGTCGAGCCCCCGAAGGGCATCCTGCTGTACGGCCCTCCGGGAACGGGCAAGACCCTCATCGCAAAGGCCGTGGCGCACAATGCCCATGCTGAGTTCATCAGGATGTCGGGCTCGGAACTCGTCCACAAGTTTATCGGCGAAGGGGCGCAGCTGGTGCGGGAACTCTTCGACTTCGCGCGGGAGCGTGCCCCGGCAATCGTCTTCATCGACGAGATCGACGCGATCGCGAGCCAGCGTACAAACGACGGCACCTCGGGGAGCGCCGAGGTCCAGCGGACCCTGATGCAACTCCTCGCCGAGATGGACGGCTTCAACAACCGCGGCAATATCAGGATCATGGCGGCCACGAACCGCGTCGACATGCTCGACCCGGCGATTCTCCGGCCCGGACGTTTCGACCGGATCATCGAGGTCCCGGTCCCTGACGCCGACTCGCTCCGGGAGATCTTCAAGATCCACACCGGGAAGATGAGCCTTGACAATGTCAACCTGGAATCGCTCGTCCCCCTCGCCGAGGGTATGACCGGCGCCGAGATCCAGGCGGTCTGCCGCGAGGCCGGCATGCGGGCGGTCCGCAGGAATGCCGTGGCCGTGGAGCACAACGACTTCCTTGAGGCTATCCGGAAGGTCAGCCGCAAGGAGGTTGCAGGCGATCTCCGGATGTACATCTGA
- a CDS encoding DUF126 domain-containing protein — translation MIINGRGIARGTATGRLLVSPAPLSFLSGVDPESGVIIEEGHPLKGESIAGTIFAFPFGKGSTVGSYVMYALARNGKAPAAIINEEAEPIIVTGAIIAHIPMVDRLETGLSGLPAGATVTVDGEAGTVSWEA, via the coding sequence GTGATAATCAATGGAAGAGGCATTGCTCGGGGAACTGCGACCGGGAGGTTGCTCGTTTCCCCGGCACCACTGTCATTTCTCTCGGGGGTCGACCCTGAGAGCGGCGTGATCATCGAAGAAGGCCATCCCCTCAAGGGCGAATCGATTGCGGGGACAATCTTTGCGTTTCCCTTCGGGAAGGGTTCGACTGTCGGGTCCTATGTGATGTACGCCCTCGCACGGAACGGGAAGGCGCCGGCCGCCATCATCAACGAGGAGGCCGAACCGATCATCGTCACCGGCGCGATAATCGCCCATATCCCGATGGTCGACCGCCTCGAAACCGGGCTCTCAGGCCTGCCTGCAGGAGCGACCGTGACGGTGGACGGGGAGGCGGGGACGGTCTCATGGGAGGCATGA
- a CDS encoding TIGR04013 family B12-binding domain/radical SAM domain-containing protein: MQVNWREITAAKNSFAALYAACETEGIILRPSGGPEGDVTCYSLNSINAPHFQDEIASASCVTIVGGPHAAACPAEVAAYADYVVTGEGEHTLPRLLRAIEAGEGGPVPGVATKDGICPPDHTVFLPAYPPFSQFKGYIEISRGCPFGCAYCQTPRIFGRRMRHRPVEEIARYAARFRDARFVTPNALAYGSDDGIHPRLDRVESLFRALHKNQIYFGTFPSEVRPEFVTDESLDLISAHCANRRLHFGAQSGSDRVLGLLRRGHTVADVEHALDLCRDHGFMPVVDFIVGLPCEEDEDELATLALIREVTRRGQAHVHLFIPLPGTPMANLRPRELLSETQRDLGRLALNGKISGSWDDPERRFYRNR; this comes from the coding sequence ATGCAGGTGAACTGGCGGGAGATCACCGCAGCCAAAAATTCCTTTGCCGCCCTCTATGCGGCCTGCGAGACAGAGGGGATCATCCTGCGGCCGTCGGGCGGGCCCGAAGGCGACGTGACCTGCTACAGTCTCAACTCCATCAATGCCCCGCACTTCCAGGACGAGATCGCATCGGCGTCCTGCGTCACCATCGTCGGCGGCCCCCATGCGGCGGCGTGCCCTGCGGAGGTAGCGGCGTACGCCGACTATGTCGTCACCGGCGAGGGTGAGCACACCCTCCCACGGCTCCTCCGCGCGATCGAGGCCGGAGAGGGCGGGCCGGTGCCGGGCGTGGCCACAAAGGACGGCATCTGCCCGCCCGACCATACGGTTTTTCTCCCCGCGTATCCCCCCTTCTCGCAGTTCAAAGGATACATTGAGATCTCCCGCGGCTGTCCCTTCGGGTGCGCGTACTGCCAGACCCCCCGGATCTTCGGGAGGCGGATGCGCCATCGGCCCGTGGAGGAGATCGCCCGGTATGCGGCACGGTTCAGGGACGCCCGTTTCGTCACCCCGAACGCCCTTGCCTACGGATCTGACGACGGCATCCACCCGCGCCTCGACCGCGTTGAAAGCCTGTTTCGTGCGCTCCACAAAAACCAGATCTATTTCGGGACCTTTCCCTCGGAGGTGCGCCCCGAGTTCGTCACCGACGAGTCACTCGACCTGATCTCGGCTCACTGTGCAAACCGCCGCCTCCACTTCGGGGCCCAGTCAGGAAGCGACAGGGTGCTTGGCCTCCTGCGCCGGGGACATACCGTCGCCGACGTCGAGCATGCCCTCGACCTCTGTCGGGACCATGGCTTCATGCCCGTGGTCGACTTCATCGTCGGCCTCCCGTGCGAGGAGGACGAAGACGAACTGGCGACCCTCGCTCTCATCCGCGAGGTCACGCGCCGTGGGCAGGCCCATGTCCATCTCTTTATACCGCTGCCCGGGACGCCGATGGCAAACCTGAGGCCAAGAGAGCTTCTTTCGGAGACGCAACGCGATCTTGGACGTCTTGCACTGAACGGGAAAATTTCCGGTTCCTGGGACGATCCTGAGAGAAGATTTTATAGGAACCGTTAG
- a CDS encoding metallophosphoesterase yields the protein MMDVLLLADLHGQLGKLESFMALQPDFVIIAGDLTQFGPCDMVNKMTSLIDVPCFAVPGNCDPCDICDALEHSDCVNLHGATFSLGKISMAGVGGSNPTPFGTPFELKEEEIERLIKQATAHMDRNVHNVLVSHVPPHGVFDLAGEDHVGSTSVRNHIKEFDLVCCAHMHENKGVTEVDGVKIVNPGPASEGNCALIHFGDEPKAIEIELLTV from the coding sequence ATGATGGATGTGCTTTTGCTGGCAGACCTTCATGGCCAGTTGGGCAAGCTGGAGTCCTTCATGGCCCTCCAGCCCGACTTTGTCATCATTGCTGGCGATCTCACACAGTTCGGACCATGTGATATGGTCAACAAGATGACTTCGCTCATCGACGTACCGTGCTTTGCGGTGCCGGGGAACTGTGATCCATGCGATATCTGCGATGCTCTCGAACACTCGGACTGTGTCAATCTCCACGGTGCTACATTCTCGCTCGGGAAGATTTCGATGGCCGGCGTCGGCGGGTCCAACCCGACGCCCTTCGGGACGCCCTTCGAGCTGAAAGAAGAGGAGATTGAACGTCTGATCAAACAGGCTACGGCTCACATGGACAGGAATGTCCACAATGTGCTCGTCAGCCATGTCCCGCCCCACGGCGTCTTTGACCTGGCCGGCGAGGACCATGTGGGCAGCACAAGTGTCAGGAACCACATCAAGGAGTTCGACCTTGTCTGCTGCGCCCACATGCACGAAAACAAGGGGGTCACCGAGGTGGACGGCGTCAAGATCGTCAACCCGGGCCCGGCCTCGGAGGGCAACTGCGCCCTGATCCACTTCGGTGACGAACCGAAAGCAATCGAGATCGAACTGCTCACTGTCTGA